One Rhodobacteraceae bacterium M385 genomic region harbors:
- a CDS encoding phosphoenolpyruvate carboxykinase — protein MTHGRVNPAHTLDQQGILGLGSVYYNLLEPALMQAAVENGEGRIGQGGTFLVSTGQFTGRSPNDKFVVRTPEVEDHIWWENNAPMSPEAFDALYADMLDHMKGGDYYVQDLFGGADPAHRLDVRVVSELAWHNLFIRHLLRRPDAEELASFIPEFTIINCPSFKADPARHGCKSETVIALNFEKKLILIGNTEYAGENKKSVFTLLNYILPGKGVMAMHCSANHAIDDPDDSAVFFGLSGTGKTTLSADPSRTLIGDDEHGWSDTGIFNFEGGCYAKTINLRQEAEPEIYATTQKFSTVIENMVYDEDTLELDFDDDSLTANMRCAYPIEMISNASGTGMGGAPKNIIMLTCDAFGVLPPIARLTPAQAMYHFLSGFTAKVAGTERGVTEPTPTFSTCFGAPFMPRRPEVYGDLLRQKIAEHGATCWLVNTGWTGGAFGTGSRMPIRATRSLLTAALDGSLNEGEFRRDPNFGFDVPVHCNGVADLLLDPRRTWDNVDSYDRQAQRLVDMFADNFAQYVDHIDDDVKAAAI, from the coding sequence ATGACCCATGGACGCGTTAACCCCGCACATACACTTGACCAGCAAGGTATTCTGGGGCTCGGCTCGGTCTATTATAACTTGCTTGAGCCCGCCTTAATGCAAGCAGCGGTCGAAAACGGCGAAGGCCGCATCGGACAGGGCGGCACGTTTCTTGTCTCGACCGGGCAGTTCACGGGCCGCTCCCCCAACGACAAATTCGTCGTGCGCACCCCGGAAGTCGAAGATCACATCTGGTGGGAAAACAACGCCCCCATGTCGCCCGAGGCGTTTGATGCGCTCTACGCCGATATGCTCGACCACATGAAGGGCGGCGATTACTACGTCCAAGACCTTTTCGGCGGCGCTGACCCAGCCCACCGCCTTGACGTGCGAGTGGTGTCGGAACTGGCTTGGCATAACCTCTTTATCCGCCACCTTCTGCGCCGACCCGATGCCGAGGAACTGGCGAGCTTCATCCCCGAATTCACCATCATCAACTGCCCCAGCTTCAAGGCAGACCCGGCCCGCCACGGCTGCAAATCGGAAACGGTGATCGCGCTGAACTTCGAGAAGAAGCTGATCTTGATCGGCAACACCGAATACGCGGGCGAAAACAAGAAATCGGTTTTCACTCTTCTGAACTACATCTTGCCCGGCAAGGGCGTCATGGCGATGCATTGCTCGGCCAACCACGCGATTGACGACCCTGATGATAGCGCCGTGTTCTTCGGCCTGTCTGGAACGGGCAAGACCACACTGTCCGCAGACCCGTCACGCACCTTGATTGGCGATGATGAACACGGCTGGTCCGATACAGGCATCTTCAACTTTGAGGGCGGCTGCTACGCCAAGACGATCAACCTGCGCCAAGAGGCAGAGCCTGAAATCTACGCCACCACGCAGAAGTTCAGCACCGTGATCGAGAACATGGTCTACGACGAAGACACGCTAGAGCTTGATTTCGACGACGACAGCCTGACCGCCAACATGCGCTGCGCCTACCCGATCGAGATGATTTCCAACGCCTCGGGTACCGGTATGGGTGGGGCGCCCAAAAATATCATCATGCTGACCTGTGACGCTTTTGGCGTGTTACCTCCCATCGCGCGACTGACACCGGCGCAGGCGATGTATCACTTCCTTTCGGGCTTCACGGCCAAGGTTGCAGGCACAGAGCGCGGGGTGACCGAGCCCACACCGACCTTCTCCACCTGTTTCGGCGCGCCGTTCATGCCGCGCCGCCCAGAGGTCTACGGCGACCTGCTGCGCCAGAAAATCGCCGAGCATGGCGCGACTTGCTGGCTGGTGAACACCGGCTGGACCGGCGGCGCATTCGGCACCGGGTCACGCATGCCGATCCGTGCCACACGGTCGCTTCTGACAGCCGCGCTTGACGGTTCCCTGAATGAAGGAGAGTTCCGCCGCGATCCCAACTTCGGCTTCGACGTGCCCGTCCATTGCAACGGCGTGGCCGACCTGCTGCTGGACCCACGCCGCACTTGGGACAATGTCGATAGCTATGACCGCCAAGCACAACGGTTGGTAGACATGTTCGCCGACAACTTCGCCCAATATGTC
- a CDS encoding response regulator transcription factor — MARIALVDDDRNILTSVSMTLEAEGFDVETYNDGQSALDAFNRKLPDLGVFDIKMPRMDGMDLLQRLRTKSQMPVIFLTSKDDEIDELMGLRMGADDYVRKPFSQRLLVERIRSILRRQDAIASDAAGAPEETTVLDRGDLQMDPLRHAVTWKGRDVTLTVTEFLLLQALAQRPGFVKSRDQLMDVAYDEQVYVDDRTIDSHIKRLRKKMRSVDNEFSAIETLYGIGYRYNEE; from the coding sequence ATGGCGCGTATCGCACTTGTCGATGACGACAGGAACATCCTGACGTCTGTATCGATGACCCTTGAGGCAGAGGGTTTCGATGTCGAAACATATAATGATGGGCAGTCTGCACTGGACGCCTTCAATCGCAAATTGCCGGATCTGGGTGTCTTCGACATCAAGATGCCGCGTATGGACGGGATGGATTTGCTCCAACGTCTGCGCACCAAGTCGCAGATGCCGGTGATCTTTCTCACCTCCAAAGATGACGAGATTGATGAACTGATGGGTCTGCGCATGGGGGCCGATGACTACGTGCGTAAGCCGTTTTCTCAGCGTCTTCTCGTGGAACGCATCCGCTCGATCCTGCGGCGCCAAGACGCGATTGCGTCCGATGCCGCCGGCGCGCCAGAGGAAACGACGGTCCTTGATCGGGGCGATCTTCAGATGGACCCTCTGCGCCACGCCGTGACGTGGAAGGGCCGTGATGTGACCCTGACCGTTACAGAATTCTTGTTGCTGCAAGCGCTGGCACAGCGTCCGGGCTTCGTGAAGTCCCGGGACCAACTGATGGATGTCGCCTACGACGAGCAAGTCTACGTCGACGACCGCACCATCGACAGCCACATCAAGCGGCTGCGCAAGAAGATGCGCTCTGTCGATAATGAGTTCTCCGCGATCGAGACGCTCTACGGCATTGGCTACCGCTACAACGAAGAATAG
- a CDS encoding sensor histidine kinase, whose amino-acid sequence MTNRRAAERADIVLGEDWDRPQSGVESELRAARKRRSLISLNSSPLARKIILFNLMAIMALGILFLWLNPVRDSLVVQRERALASEAQLISDIFEAHLPEAAPANLVTGDGIDAESVLSRIGIPDGMEVFVFSADGVPVTSTQDIARGGVRPVQGLAHQPRESLLITDALVSVYSAFSRVLGNGEDPSTPTTGPEDHADLADAAMGGATILQRGTDATGSVFAAASPIEGAGGIVGAIIVTTAAGEIDQLVRVEQEQLLQMFVVALLVSIVLSLVLASTIANPLADLSAAAELGRDKNARKMSPTRVRIPDLTGRPDEIGRLSGALRGMVAALYDRIDSNEQFAADVSHEIKNPLASLRSAVGTLEFAQTSEQRKRLIDVIEHDVHRLDRLVSDISNASRLDSELVKEEEEEFNLVRTLDNLSQYHSEEAGKQGIEFITDLPSDEIIIAGLEGRLAQVFVNLLSNAISFCEEGDAVRLWTRRRENRVLIVVEDTGPGIPEEALTKVFNRFYSERPANQFGNNSGLGLAISKQIVEAHGGVIWAENIRPTEADITSEPLGARFVVGLPI is encoded by the coding sequence ATGACCAACCGCCGCGCCGCTGAGCGGGCGGATATTGTGTTGGGCGAAGATTGGGACCGTCCCCAATCCGGCGTGGAATCCGAACTGCGTGCGGCCCGGAAGCGTCGGTCCTTGATCTCGCTGAATTCCTCGCCCTTGGCGCGCAAGATCATCTTGTTCAACCTGATGGCTATCATGGCCTTGGGGATTTTGTTCCTGTGGTTGAACCCGGTGCGCGACAGCCTTGTGGTGCAACGTGAACGGGCCTTGGCAAGCGAAGCGCAGCTGATTTCAGATATCTTCGAGGCGCATTTACCCGAAGCGGCCCCCGCCAACCTTGTGACGGGCGACGGCATCGATGCGGAAAGCGTTTTGTCACGCATCGGCATTCCCGACGGGATGGAGGTTTTCGTATTCTCCGCCGACGGCGTTCCTGTGACATCGACCCAAGACATTGCACGGGGCGGCGTGCGCCCGGTGCAGGGACTGGCCCATCAACCCCGTGAATCGCTGCTGATTACCGACGCTTTGGTTTCGGTCTATTCCGCCTTTTCCCGGGTTCTGGGTAACGGCGAAGACCCAAGCACGCCCACGACCGGGCCAGAGGATCACGCCGATCTTGCCGATGCGGCCATGGGTGGTGCAACGATCCTTCAACGTGGCACCGATGCGACGGGTTCTGTCTTTGCGGCGGCTTCCCCGATCGAAGGGGCAGGCGGGATTGTCGGCGCAATCATCGTGACCACCGCCGCTGGCGAAATCGACCAGCTGGTGCGGGTGGAACAAGAGCAATTGCTTCAGATGTTCGTTGTGGCGCTGTTGGTGTCTATTGTCCTTTCTCTGGTGCTGGCCTCGACCATTGCCAACCCTTTGGCGGACCTGTCCGCCGCCGCAGAACTGGGGCGGGACAAGAACGCGCGGAAGATGTCGCCGACCCGCGTACGCATCCCTGATCTGACGGGGCGCCCGGATGAAATCGGGCGGCTCTCTGGGGCGCTGCGTGGCATGGTTGCCGCGCTCTATGACCGGATCGACAGCAACGAACAGTTTGCCGCCGATGTGAGCCACGAGATCAAGAACCCACTTGCCTCGCTCCGGTCGGCGGTCGGCACGCTGGAATTCGCCCAGACAAGTGAACAGCGCAAGCGCCTGATCGACGTGATTGAACATGACGTACACCGTTTGGATCGTCTGGTAAGCGATATCTCCAATGCGTCGCGGCTCGATAGTGAACTGGTGAAAGAGGAGGAGGAAGAGTTCAATCTGGTCCGCACCCTCGACAACCTGTCGCAATACCACTCGGAAGAAGCGGGCAAGCAGGGGATCGAGTTCATTACCGACCTGCCCTCGGACGAAATCATTATTGCAGGCCTCGAAGGGCGCTTGGCACAGGTGTTCGTGAACCTGCTGAGCAACGCGATTTCCTTCTGCGAAGAAGGTGATGCCGTACGTCTCTGGACCCGTCGGCGCGAAAACCGCGTGTTGATCGTTGTGGAAGACACCGGCCCCGGCATCCCGGAAGAGGCGCTGACAAAGGTGTTCAACCGCTTCTACTCGGAACGTCCTGCGAACCAGTTTGGTAACAACTCGGGCCTTGGCCTCGCGATCTCTAAGCAGATTGTGGAAGCCCATGGCGGTGTGATCTGGGCCGAGAACATTCGCCCCACCGAGGCCGACATCACGTCCGAGCCTTTGGGCGCGCGTTTTGTTGTCGGTCTGCCGATCTGA
- a CDS encoding serine kinase, protein MFFHATGIAVAGKGVLILGPSGSGKSTLALELIALGGALISDDGIWLEAGQLCAPRSAPALIEARGIGLLNAGSLCPSAPLMAVVDLSRTEPERLPPTRSVLVHDQTAMLILGAEQHRLAVSLLHLLRYGKADV, encoded by the coding sequence TTGTTTTTCCACGCAACAGGCATTGCCGTGGCGGGCAAGGGGGTGTTGATCCTTGGCCCCTCGGGCAGCGGGAAGTCCACACTGGCGTTGGAGCTGATCGCCTTGGGGGGCGCGCTGATTTCGGACGACGGTATTTGGCTGGAGGCGGGGCAGTTATGTGCCCCCAGGTCCGCGCCCGCGTTGATAGAGGCACGCGGTATCGGCTTGCTGAACGCGGGCTCACTCTGCCCGAGCGCGCCCCTGATGGCGGTTGTTGATCTGTCGCGGACCGAACCGGAGCGGCTGCCACCGACACGCTCCGTCTTGGTACATGACCAAACGGCGATGTTGATCCTTGGTGCAGAACAGCACAGGCTGGCTGTGTCGCTTTTACATTTGCTTCGATATGGTAAGGCTGACGTGTAA
- the rapZ gene encoding RNase adapter RapZ — translation MPTHSQRAHVVFITGPSGAGRTTAINALEDLGFEAIDNLPLSLLPRLLEGAPPDRPLALGIDPRTRNFDAFDLISAHDRLQKDPDCAVDLVYMDCEPETLQRRYSETRRRHPLAPDATPAEGIAMERDMLAPLRLHADVLIDTTNMTPHRTREELGRFFARDGDPKMAVQVMSFSYKRALPTGADLVFDCRFLRNPHWEPDLRAKDGRGAEVQAYVTADARFETFRTQINEMLDMLLPAFKEEGKSHLTVAFGCTGGRHRSVSLVEIISTRLAEEGWQVSKRHRDVDRDTLSNDRDRGPITWAAASTGDGEAKQT, via the coding sequence ATGCCAACGCATTCACAACGCGCCCATGTGGTTTTTATCACTGGTCCCTCCGGGGCTGGGCGCACGACAGCGATCAACGCCCTGGAAGATCTAGGATTTGAGGCGATTGATAACCTTCCCCTTAGCCTGCTGCCCCGCCTGTTGGAGGGCGCGCCGCCGGACCGCCCACTGGCCTTGGGCATTGATCCACGCACCCGAAACTTCGACGCGTTTGATTTGATTTCGGCCCACGATAGGTTGCAAAAAGACCCCGATTGCGCCGTTGATCTGGTCTACATGGATTGCGAGCCAGAGACGTTGCAACGCCGCTATTCCGAGACGCGCCGCCGGCATCCCTTGGCCCCCGACGCCACCCCGGCTGAAGGCATCGCTATGGAGCGAGACATGCTGGCGCCACTGCGGCTCCATGCGGATGTTCTGATTGATACCACGAACATGACCCCGCACCGCACCCGTGAGGAATTGGGCCGCTTTTTCGCCCGTGATGGCGACCCGAAAATGGCGGTGCAGGTGATGTCGTTTTCTTACAAGCGCGCCCTGCCGACTGGCGCGGATTTGGTGTTTGACTGTCGCTTCCTGCGCAACCCTCACTGGGAACCCGACCTGCGCGCCAAGGATGGCAGGGGGGCGGAAGTGCAAGCCTATGTTACGGCGGACGCTCGATTTGAAACCTTCCGCACCCAGATAAACGAGATGCTGGATATGCTGCTTCCGGCTTTCAAAGAGGAAGGCAAAAGCCACCTTACGGTCGCCTTCGGGTGTACAGGGGGGCGGCATCGATCCGTTAGTCTGGTCGAGATAATATCGACGCGGCTTGCGGAAGAGGGTTGGCAAGTGTCAAAAAGGCATCGTGACGTAGACAGAGACACATTAAGCAACGACCGAGATCGCGGACCCATCACTTGGGCTGCTGCCTCGACCGGAGATGGAGAGGCAAAGCAAACGTGA
- a CDS encoding PTS fructose transporter subunit IIA: MIGIVIVAHGGLAKELKRATEHVVGAQPAMVAIPIGPEDDRATRTREICDAADAVDIGDGVVVVTDMYGGSPSNLSLHACRPANRKILTGVNLPMLVKLVKSRQLTVEEAVSRAAEAGRRYINSFDGAPE, translated from the coding sequence GTGATCGGCATCGTGATCGTCGCCCATGGCGGCTTGGCGAAAGAGCTGAAGCGGGCCACGGAGCATGTCGTGGGCGCGCAGCCTGCGATGGTGGCTATCCCCATCGGGCCAGAGGATGATCGCGCCACGCGTACGCGGGAAATCTGCGACGCGGCGGACGCGGTGGACATCGGGGATGGCGTTGTCGTGGTGACAGATATGTATGGTGGATCACCCTCGAACCTCTCGTTGCACGCCTGCCGTCCGGCAAATCGCAAAATCCTGACAGGGGTGAATTTGCCCATGTTGGTGAAGCTGGTGAAGTCACGTCAGTTGACTGTGGAAGAAGCAGTATCCCGCGCGGCAGAGGCCGGGCGGCGCTATATAAACAGCTTCGACGGAGCACCAGAATGA
- a CDS encoding HPr family phosphocarrier protein — protein sequence MSDTNTTRKMKIINVKGLHARASARFVEVAESFDATAIVRKDGLSAAGDSIMGLLMLAASMGTFIEVETSGAEADRLADALEALVADRFGEET from the coding sequence ATGAGTGATACGAACACGACAAGGAAGATGAAAATCATCAACGTCAAAGGGCTGCACGCGCGCGCGTCGGCTCGGTTCGTAGAGGTTGCGGAGTCGTTTGACGCTACGGCAATCGTCCGAAAGGATGGGCTGAGTGCTGCCGGTGATAGCATTATGGGCCTTTTAATGTTGGCAGCTTCCATGGGAACCTTTATTGAGGTTGAAACCAGTGGAGCTGAGGCCGACCGCCTTGCGGATGCGCTGGAAGCTCTGGTCGCCGACCGGTTCGGCGAGGAAACCTGA
- a CDS encoding lysophospholipid acyltransferase family protein, producing the protein MTDLSTRNVSAPAPTRGTGPNGTYDRRSLTYSNSFPNPFVRYTIKAIEWMTGKFTVIKRIRQFEGLGEFKGQAFWPATMRVMGIDLQTPEHQLDRIPAEGPVIFVANHPHGLVDGMILADLIGRRRDDYRILTRALLTGIDEAASGYMISVPFPHEPDAQQKMLDMRAAAMAHLKAGGLISLFPSGAVAASDRMWGQPIEGEWNVFTAKMIRNSGATIVPCFFTGQNSRAYQIANRISPVIRQGLLIHEVVKSFDKPQAPIIGNPIPPEEWQERIKKPREFMAWLRERTLSLGENPDQ; encoded by the coding sequence ATGACGGATCTAAGTACCCGAAATGTTTCGGCCCCTGCGCCGACCCGCGGCACAGGACCAAATGGGACCTATGATCGGCGATCTCTGACCTATTCCAATTCTTTTCCAAACCCGTTTGTGCGGTACACGATCAAAGCGATCGAATGGATGACCGGCAAGTTTACGGTCATCAAGCGGATCCGTCAGTTTGAAGGTTTGGGCGAGTTTAAAGGGCAAGCATTCTGGCCCGCCACCATGCGGGTGATGGGCATTGACCTTCAGACCCCTGAGCACCAATTGGACCGCATCCCCGCAGAGGGTCCGGTGATTTTTGTGGCGAACCACCCGCATGGGTTGGTGGACGGCATGATCTTGGCGGACCTGATTGGCCGCCGCCGCGATGACTACCGCATTCTGACGCGGGCGCTGTTGACCGGCATTGACGAGGCCGCATCGGGGTACATGATCTCGGTCCCGTTCCCCCATGAGCCCGACGCACAGCAAAAGATGCTGGATATGCGCGCGGCAGCTATGGCGCATCTGAAGGCGGGCGGATTGATCTCGTTGTTTCCATCGGGTGCAGTCGCGGCATCGGACCGGATGTGGGGACAACCCATTGAGGGCGAGTGGAACGTGTTCACCGCCAAGATGATCCGCAACTCCGGCGCGACGATTGTGCCGTGTTTCTTCACCGGACAAAACAGCCGAGCCTACCAGATTGCCAACCGGATCAGCCCGGTGATCCGTCAGGGCCTGTTGATCCACGAGGTGGTAAAAAGCTTCGATAAGCCTCAGGCGCCGATTATCGGTAACCCGATCCCGCCTGAAGAATGGCAAGAACGCATCAAGAAGCCACGGGAGTTTATGGCGTGGCTACGGGAGCGGACCTTGTCGCTTGGAGAGAACCCAGACCAGTAA
- a CDS encoding 3-hydroxybutyryl-CoA dehydrogenase: MEIESIGIVGAGQMGNGIAHVSALAGYDVIMSDVSQDALSGAVALIDRNLERQVSREKITQAEKDAAMGRISTTLSLSDLGPCDLIIEAATERETVKQAIFEDLLPHIKPTTILTSNTSSISITRLASRTDRPEKFMGFHFMNPVPVMQLVELIRGIATDEPTFKACKGVVDRLGKTAATAEDFPAFIVNRILMPMINEAVYTLYEGVGNVTSIDMAMKLGTNHPMGPLELADFIGLDTCLAIMNVLHDGLADTKYRPCPLLTKYVEAGWLGRKSQRGFYDYRGEGDPVPTR, encoded by the coding sequence ATGGAAATCGAAAGCATCGGAATCGTCGGCGCGGGGCAAATGGGCAACGGCATCGCCCATGTCTCTGCCCTTGCCGGCTATGACGTCATCATGTCCGATGTCAGCCAAGACGCCCTCAGCGGCGCCGTCGCGTTGATTGATCGCAATCTCGAACGCCAGGTCAGCCGCGAGAAAATCACTCAGGCCGAAAAAGATGCCGCGATGGGCCGCATCAGCACCACATTATCCCTGTCCGATCTCGGCCCCTGCGATCTGATCATCGAAGCTGCGACCGAGCGTGAGACGGTGAAACAAGCCATTTTTGAGGATCTGCTCCCTCACATCAAACCAACGACGATCCTGACGTCGAACACCTCGTCAATCTCTATCACCCGCCTTGCCTCCCGTACCGACCGCCCGGAAAAGTTCATGGGCTTCCACTTCATGAACCCGGTCCCCGTCATGCAGCTGGTCGAACTTATCCGCGGCATTGCCACCGACGAGCCGACCTTCAAAGCCTGCAAGGGCGTGGTGGATCGTCTTGGCAAAACCGCTGCGACGGCCGAAGATTTTCCCGCCTTCATCGTGAACCGCATCCTGATGCCGATGATAAACGAGGCCGTCTACACTCTCTACGAAGGCGTCGGGAACGTCACCTCTATCGACATGGCGATGAAGCTCGGCACCAACCACCCCATGGGGCCGCTGGAACTCGCGGATTTCATCGGCCTCGATACTTGCCTGGCGATCATGAACGTGCTGCACGACGGTCTGGCCGATACCAAATACCGCCCCTGCCCGTTGCTAACAAAATACGTCGAAGCGGGCTGGCTTGGTCGAAAATCCCAACGGGGGTTCTACGACTACCGTGGCGAAGGCGATCCGGTCCCAACCCGCTAG
- a CDS encoding FAD-binding protein, producing the protein MAVLLLAEVNAGELAMDATAKAVTAATKLGDVTVLCCGASAKAAADEAATIEGVAKVLCAEDDSLGHRLAEPTAALIVSLAGDYSHIVAPATTDAKNVMPRVAALLDVMVISDASGVVDADTFERPIYAGNAIQTVKSSDATKVVTFRTSTFDAAATGGSAAVEMIGAAADPGLSSWVEDKVAASDRPELTSAGIVVSGGRGVGSEEQFALIEGLADKLGAAVGASRAAVDSGYAPNDWQVGQTGKVVAPDLYVAVGISGAIQHLAGMKDSKVIVAINKDEEAPIFQVADYGLVADLFDAVPELTSKL; encoded by the coding sequence ATGGCTGTACTTCTTCTTGCTGAAGTAAATGCTGGCGAACTGGCGATGGATGCGACCGCGAAGGCCGTGACTGCTGCCACCAAACTGGGCGACGTGACCGTGCTGTGCTGTGGCGCCTCTGCCAAAGCCGCCGCCGATGAAGCCGCGACCATCGAAGGCGTTGCCAAGGTGCTCTGCGCCGAGGATGACAGCCTGGGCCACCGCCTTGCGGAACCCACAGCGGCGCTGATCGTGTCCCTTGCCGGGGACTACTCGCACATCGTCGCCCCGGCCACGACAGACGCCAAAAACGTCATGCCCCGCGTTGCGGCGCTGCTTGACGTTATGGTGATCTCGGATGCGTCCGGCGTCGTCGATGCGGACACGTTTGAACGCCCCATCTATGCGGGCAACGCGATCCAGACGGTGAAATCTTCCGATGCCACCAAGGTCGTGACCTTCCGCACATCCACCTTCGATGCTGCCGCCACGGGCGGCTCCGCAGCGGTCGAAATGATCGGCGCAGCCGCTGATCCCGGCCTGTCATCCTGGGTAGAAGACAAGGTTGCCGCAAGCGACCGGCCAGAACTGACCTCTGCCGGGATCGTTGTCTCCGGTGGTCGCGGTGTCGGCTCGGAAGAGCAGTTCGCCCTGATCGAAGGCCTCGCCGACAAACTGGGTGCGGCTGTGGGCGCGTCCCGCGCAGCAGTCGATTCGGGCTATGCCCCGAACGATTGGCAGGTGGGGCAAACCGGCAAAGTCGTGGCACCGGACCTCTACGTTGCCGTCGGCATTTCGGGCGCGATTCAGCACTTGGCGGGCATGAAAGACTCCAAGGTTATCGTGGCGATCAACAAAGACGAGGAAGCGCCGATCTTCCAAGTCGCCGATTACGGCCTTGTGGCGGACCTGTTTGACGCCGTGCCAGAGCTAACAAGCAAGCTCTAA
- a CDS encoding electron transfer flavoprotein subunit beta/FixA family protein has translation MKVLVPVKRVIDYNVKVRVKADGSGVDLANVKMSMNPFDEIAVEEAIRLKEAGKAEEVVAVSIGVKQSQETLRTALAMGADRAILVIAADDVHTDIEPLAVAKILKAVVDEEQPGLVLAGKQAIDNDMNATGQMLSALLGWSQGTFASELDIEGDTAKVTREVDGGLQTINVKMPAIVTVDLRLNEPRYASLPNIMKAKKKPLDEKTAADYGVDVTPRLSVVTTSEPEARAAGVKVASVDELLTKLKDEAGVL, from the coding sequence ATGAAGGTCTTAGTGCCCGTAAAACGCGTGATCGACTATAACGTGAAGGTTCGCGTGAAAGCGGACGGCAGCGGAGTTGATCTCGCCAACGTAAAAATGTCGATGAACCCTTTCGACGAGATTGCTGTCGAAGAGGCAATTCGCCTGAAGGAAGCCGGCAAAGCGGAAGAGGTCGTCGCGGTCTCCATCGGTGTGAAGCAGTCGCAAGAAACGCTGCGTACGGCGCTGGCCATGGGCGCTGATCGCGCGATCCTCGTGATCGCCGCCGATGACGTTCACACAGATATTGAGCCTTTGGCGGTTGCCAAAATCCTCAAGGCCGTTGTGGATGAAGAACAGCCCGGCCTCGTGTTGGCGGGTAAGCAAGCCATCGACAACGACATGAACGCTACCGGCCAAATGCTGTCGGCGCTTCTGGGTTGGTCCCAAGGCACCTTCGCCTCCGAGCTGGATATTGAGGGCGACACCGCCAAAGTCACCCGCGAAGTGGACGGCGGTTTGCAGACCATCAATGTGAAGATGCCCGCCATCGTCACCGTGGACCTGCGCCTGAACGAGCCGCGTTATGCGTCCCTGCCCAACATCATGAAGGCAAAGAAGAAGCCTTTGGATGAGAAAACCGCTGCCGACTACGGCGTAGACGTGACCCCACGCCTTTCCGTTGTCACCACGTCCGAACCCGAAGCCCGCGCCGCTGGCGTCAAGGTCGCCTCGGTGGATGAGCTGCTCACGAAACTCAAAGACGAAGCGGGGGTCCTGTAA
- a CDS encoding hemolysin III family protein produces the protein MPYIRCHRTYSRAEYLSDAVVHGLGIGGALIAGPVIITLATVWIGDPTLIGALAIYTITLLSMWICSALYNLVQREDLTPRLRRFDQTAISLKIAGTYTPFIALASGSFGFFAGIWMVALAGASVILFSNRTYVWLAIALYLSLGWAGAVAGGPLLSGISPFAVSLLMVSGVFYSFGIIFLMWSKLPFHNTIWHLCVLAGTGICYAAIVAEILYGPHIA, from the coding sequence ATGCCCTATATTCGATGCCATCGAACCTACAGCCGGGCCGAGTATCTCTCGGACGCTGTAGTACACGGGCTCGGCATTGGTGGCGCGTTAATCGCCGGGCCGGTCATCATCACCCTCGCAACCGTCTGGATCGGCGACCCAACCCTGATCGGCGCATTAGCGATCTACACCATCACGTTGTTGTCGATGTGGATCTGCTCAGCGCTTTACAACCTTGTGCAGCGTGAAGACTTAACACCGCGTTTACGGCGTTTTGATCAAACGGCGATTTCATTGAAAATTGCAGGCACCTATACGCCTTTCATTGCGCTTGCCTCAGGCTCCTTCGGGTTCTTCGCGGGCATCTGGATGGTGGCCCTAGCAGGCGCATCGGTGATTCTTTTCTCGAATCGGACCTATGTTTGGCTGGCTATCGCACTTTACCTTAGCCTTGGATGGGCGGGTGCAGTGGCCGGCGGCCCATTGCTTTCGGGCATATCCCCCTTCGCCGTGTCCCTGCTGATGGTCAGCGGCGTTTTCTATTCTTTCGGGATCATCTTCCTGATGTGGAGCAAACTCCCGTTCCACAATACCATCTGGCACCTTTGCGTCCTCGCAGGGACCGGAATTTGCTACGCCGCGATCGTCGCAGAAATCCTTTATGGCCCTCATATCGCGTAA